The Musa acuminata AAA Group cultivar baxijiao chromosome BXJ1-8, Cavendish_Baxijiao_AAA, whole genome shotgun sequence genomic sequence ATAGGTAAAGATCATCGCTTAGGAGGGATAAAGGAAAgagtttttttatattaaaattttttatttgtcTCGTTTGATTCAATATTCTTCATGATTTTTGGCATGCATTACAATACTAATCGATCGATGAGGATCGAATGAAAGAGATTCTTAAGGAAAAtatactaaaaaaaataaaaagagatgaATACAGGACATATCTTAAGAGAATGAGTACAAATACGATTATAATTatgtatcattattattattattattattattattatttagatagttAACGATTTGAAAAACataaaatcttaaaaaatataatatatatttttaatattcttcttCTACATGTTTGGATTTGAAGTCCTTATCCGATTAGACTTACTATCTTCAAGAATATTTATAAATACTTAAAGAATGACTCTACCTACCTACCAAGTTGAAGGGTGAGAGGTTTGAAAGATAACTTGGAGTCTTAAAGATTCTAGAATCAAAGTTTTTCTTTGGAGATTGCTTTGGAATCATTTTTCCACCTTTGTGTATTAGATTGTTGTTCTACCATATGTCTTTTTTAATTATAGTTTTGTTAGTTTTTTTCTAGAATTTGTTATTgtcataattacatatttcttttgTGGGTTGCATGGCTCAATCAACgacaaattatttttttgatattttttaaatattttttgaaaaaataagaATAACTGTATATACAATAATCGTTCTCAATCTATTTATTACCTTTTGGTTtaagattttatcttttttcataGATAATTTATCTATCCCGGACAaatccttttatttatttatattttttatttttattttgtgcaTCGGAGAGGATAACCCCAATTATTAGTGGTAATTGTATACACCTAAACGATCTCCATAAAGCAAAACTGTGATACAACTGATCTAAATACTCAATGGAGCTTCTCCTATTGCTCGATCCATTTATAAACCCTATAGTTTTTAGAGATTTTTATGGTCTCAAATAATTAAAGGTTATTTACAAATAATAATCATTCATCTTGCAGTAAATGACGTCTCTTACCAGCAAACATAGAAATAATTGTGTAACCACCGATCCTATTAGTAAAGAACTTAATACACGTCTCCTTCACAAGCAAGCCTGGATATGATTAGGTAACAGCCCATCTCAAAAGCTCAAACCCCATTATAAAAGCTTAAGTTATTATTAAAGGGTCTAATATATGTTTAATTAAATTCAGTAACTTAAATCTTATTAAGAGACTTTGTTTTATGGCCTGTATACACTTTGTCCTCGTCATGTGCTCTCCTCGCATGCGATTAATGCTGGGCCCCACGtccataaaagaaagaaaaataactttGCAGGAAACTTCGCGGAAGCTACTCGCTTCCCGCCGGCTTTCTCCTTTCTCATCCCGCTCGCTATTAATCCCTCCCTCTCAATCCCCCTCAGCCCATCATCCGATTCCCCTCGGCTTCTATCCTCAGCTCTGCCTTCCTATCCCGTAAGGTGGGGAGGGGAGAAAGCATGAAGCTGAGCGTGGCCTCCTTCTTCGGCTCTAACTCCAAGAAGGCCGACAAGAAGAAGTCCAAGAACCGCCGCGACAGCTCCTTCGGAAACAacgcctccacctcctcctcgtccGACGAGTCCTCCACCTCCTCGTCCCTCCTCCACGCCTCCCCGAGATCCGTTCTTCCCTTCTCCGTCCACGACCTCTTCGGCGTCCTCGACCGCGACGGCGACGGCAAGATCGTGGCCCGGGAGCTCGAGGCCGTTCTGCGGCGGCTCGGCCCCGATCCGCTCACGGCGGAGGAGGCCGCGTCGGTCGCCGCGGAGGTCGGCCTCGCCGGCGACGGGTGCATAACCGTGGAGGAGCTGGAGGCGCTTGGGGCCAAGCTGCAGCTTCCGGCGgccgcggaggcggaggcggagctgCGCGAGGCCTTCGCGGTGTTCGACGCGGACGGGGACGGGAAAATCTCGGCCGAGGAGCTGCTGGGCGTGTTCGTGACGCTTGGGGACGACGGGTGCACCTTGGAGGATTGCCGTTGCATGATCCAAGGGGTGGATACCGACGGCGACGGCTTCGTTTGCTTTGATGATTTCGCCCGGATGATGGACGGTCAGAGATGATGGATTGTGGTGGCGGTGAACAAgaatttttcttctcctttttttttttgtcaaaaatacCATCAACAAAATTGGACGATAAAATTTTCTTTGCTAATAATATTCTGGTATTTTTATAGCAATCGAATTAATTGAGATGAGAAAATGCCTCTCGGCTGTCATCCAACAATTTAAATCTATCAATTATATAATAAtgatataataattaatataaatatcatgtataataattttttaatcaatttgATGGACTAgaacatatttatgatgaaagaTAATAGAATATAATTATTACACtcatctaattaattaaattattttttatttatataaattaaatgtCTCCAATTCCCTTaattaaaattttctctttatCCCTGAATGAGAATTTTGTACCCACACCTCTAGTGTTTACTttttctaataaataaataattattttaaaaaataatatcttgattaatTCTACATTGAAAATAGATAAAACTAATATTTACTTATAAGTATATGATGAATATAATATTACCAATCTAAATTGAAGCATTTTgataatattattatcaattttaatgtaattatttttataaatgatttAACAAAATCGATGGATTAATTAACTTAACAAAATTGAAGGCATTTTATGATGttcatttattataaaatttgtaatatttttatttataaaaaaatatttattatttttatgagaTTTATAAGATTTGGGTCGAGATTTGGGTCGGATTCGAAAACTGTGACACCCATCAAACACAAGAAATATTTGCATGTGCAGAGAAATCCATGTAGACTATTTATTTGGAATTGGCTGCAAGCTTACTCGACTTGTATTCTTCGAAGGGAGTAATAGAATGCCGTGTCAGCCACGTGGTGTCCAATCTTGCTTGTGCGACGTGCATGTGGTTAGCATACGACCGATGGCAATCCCGACAACGACATAAGTGCCGCTAGGAATGTGATCGATCACAGCTAATGCGTGATGGATGCCTTTCGGTGCATCTTATGTTCTCCACTATCTCTTTGACAAGTCTCTCAAGCTCGTGGCATCCCaatcatttttttcaaaaaaataaaaaaaaaccatgTTATATCATCTCTCCTTATAATttattcatatctaaaataattcatatatttttaaaaatatatatataagttttttcTATTAAATCTGAGTTAATAGGTATTATAAAATCTGCTTACATGAcatattgattcataataaactattaatataatgatatgtataatttaaattttaacaaaAATTATTTTAGTCCATGTGGATTTGATCATATACCATTCAAGCTCTTATTGTTTtatttatgtctaaaataatttttatattttaaaaattatagcaTATATGTCTCTCTCGataagtctgagttaacagacgttagaaTCTACTTACATGATAtgatgactcataataaattattaatataataatatatataatttaagtttaaaaaaagatATATCTTGTTGACGAAAATGAAGCGACAAACGAAGACGAAGAGACAGAGATAGAAGAGGCCGAAGGAGGTGGTGAGGGAGAGTTGGATCACATGTTATAGGCATGATGAGTGAGGgtgcaggagaggacgaagtgAGAGACGGTAGAGACGAAGACTATTGCATGCCTAACATTGGACTGGTCGATGCATATCCACTTAAGATAGGATCGAAAGCTCTTGAGCTTGTCGTGAACACGAGAGAGGCTACGTGTGTACGATACCTTACTAAGCAGCAGTAGCTTGGTATTGCCACTGGTGGTCGCTTCCACGACAACGCCTACTCCCATTATTAATAgtgctcttaattttttttaatttaaattatatgttattatattaataatttattatgagtcagtatactacgtaagcagactctaacatttgttaactcagacttgataagaggggcttatatactatatttttgaaaatataaggattattcTAAATACGAGCAAAATCATAAGGACTTAAGTGATTCATGACAAAAAATCACAAgggttaaaataaatttatttttaaatataaattatatgtatcattatattaataatttattatgagtcaatataTCACATAAGTATACTCTAAtgtttgttaactcagacttgacgggagagacttatatattatgtttttgaaaatgtatggattattttagatatgagtaaACCATAAGAATTTAAGTAATACATAGTCAAAATTAGATAGATTAAAATGAACATTAACCCATATGTTTTAGGTGATATAATTATGATTATGTGTATGCCCAATGATGGGTTCTTATTTTCGtagcattattttttaatatgaaaaattaGTTTTGAGTATCActacattctttttattttttatttttatttttatgatttcttgATATCCATCGCctctttcaaaaaaaaataataataaatcaacgGTGCTGAGGTCGATCCATTTGAGATTGGCTTTTTGCAGGTGATGATTGTCTTCTATTTGCAGGCATCTTGAGAGCCTTCTCCGAGCGTTCAGGCAAACAATGAGAACTGTGCCATTCATCATTTACAGTAAAAACATTCCATTAGGATTGTTGCTTGCAATAAGAGAGAGTTGCTAAATATGAGAGGATAATATATGGATGTGGTGAACCAAATGCTTTCAATTCCTGTGAGCTGCAGGAGGCCCGGCAATGCTCGAGCGTTCTCAGTGGTTACGTACATATAATCACATCAGCAACTGGAGAAAGTTGTGAGACAAGATTTATAGCAATTGGTCCCTGGAAACTGACTTGGCACTTCAATATTCCTCCAAAAGTCAAGAATCTTATCTGATTTGGGGGAAGTTCggttcagcccatatgtgggctaagACTGAACAATATGGCCATCGAGCCCAAATCTGAtatatttaaaagaaaaaaaagagatatgCGTACGATGAGAGAGGCGTGCGGTGAAAAAACAGTGACGGCACAGATAAAAGCAACAGAGAGGAGAGCGAAAGTTAAGGTTTTAAAGTTTTTTTAATAATGAAACTACTAAACTTCATCGattttgatccaaattttatataaaatttttttataatatattttataatcttaATAGTACTGATCtatagtttatcctctctaagatATTTTTCTATTATATCAACTTGATGAGACCTAAAATTTTCTTTGAATGAAATTCAATGATGATGATGTGTTATTATTGAGTTAAGATATGTGTTTTTGATATTagtgtgatcctctagttatttgaagaagatttattgtaaatatattattattattagtgataATGGAAGTTTGAAGTGGAATAGTTCTGTGGTTTTTTTCGCATTGGGTTTTTCATGTAAAAAAATCGGTGtctcattttgtaattgatttaTTATTCTGTTTATATTGCTTTATTTAATATTTACTTTTGGTaataagttagtattttgataaggatcttattttgatatataaagagggaaaaaaattattccgctACAATAGTTTTTccaaacaagtggtatcagagcttcaAATTATTTGGTGCTACTTTTTTTTGTGTAATTGAAATTGAAGAGCcaaatgatatgattaaattaaacttatcaatttaTTCCACTTAAAAATATATGATAGAAAATTTGTTCTATTGTAAAGATTTACATAAGCGTATCAAAATTAAAGACAAACCCTCAATTATGAAAGATGAGAAATGAGATGtttaacatagaaaagctattgttaAAAGATGGATAAATATAAATTTGcataagcatatttctgatgaaaccagaactgatattatttatcaaaggttagaaaatttctttacgaaaaagatagtgaaaaatagaatttctctcctcagaaggtttgttaatttaaaatataaagatggtggcaacattgttgagcacataagtctGTTTCAGGATCTTGCAAACAAGTTAGTTagtataaaaatgaatatagatgatgaaatgCAAGGAtttttacttctcagctctttactagaaagttaaaAAACGTATGTAGTGATAATTTATAACTCCACGCGAGAAAGGACTCTAACTTTAgacatggttaaagatagtttgctaaatgaagatgctagaaggaaagaatagaAAGAATCTCCTTATGGTGCACTTGttattgaaaaataaataaaaacatataaaaaaagtCATAATAGAAATTATATGATTATATAAGaatatccaagtctagaagatatATCAAGTATTTCCATTGTAATAGAACATGTCAca encodes the following:
- the LOC135587319 gene encoding probable calcium-binding protein CML36, whose translation is MKLSVASFFGSNSKKADKKKSKNRRDSSFGNNASTSSSSDESSTSSSLLHASPRSVLPFSVHDLFGVLDRDGDGKIVARELEAVLRRLGPDPLTAEEAASVAAEVGLAGDGCITVEELEALGAKLQLPAAAEAEAELREAFAVFDADGDGKISAEELLGVFVTLGDDGCTLEDCRCMIQGVDTDGDGFVCFDDFARMMDGQR